A DNA window from Myxocyprinus asiaticus isolate MX2 ecotype Aquarium Trade chromosome 15, UBuf_Myxa_2, whole genome shotgun sequence contains the following coding sequences:
- the LOC127452443 gene encoding F-box only protein 32-like translates to MPFLGQDWRSPGQSWVKTEDGWKKTMTDENETNNNVSERKSYCKEEHDKENLIFSINYDVAAKKRKKDLLNNNTKIPYFHRDQWIYVHKGSTKERHGYCTLGEAFNRLDFCSAIKDTRRFNYVVRLLELIAKSQLPSLSGVAQKNYMNILERVVQKVLEDQQNVRPIKELLQTLYASLCSLVQDMGKSVLVGNINIWVHRMENILQWQQQLDNIQINRPTSTGMTFLDLPASLQLNIMHRLSDGRDLVSLGQVCPDLIVLTEDRLLWKKLCQYHFTDRQIRKRLIMTDKGHLEWKKMYFKLCRCYPHKEQYSDTLQFCTHCHILFWKDTDHPCTANNPESCCKPVSPQGFINLFKF, encoded by the exons ATGCCATTTCTTGGACAGGACTGGCGGTCACCTGGTCAAAGTTGGGTAAAAACAGAGGATGGCTGGAAAAAAACGATGACGGATGAAAACGAGACGAATAACAATGTTTCAGAACGAAAGAG CTACTGCAAAGAAGAACATGACAAGGAGAATTTGATCTTCAGCATTAATTACGATGTGGCTGCAAAGAAGCGAAAGAAGGACTTGCTGAACAACAACACCAAGATTCCTT ATTTTCACAGAGATCAATGGATTTATGTCCACAAAGGGAGTACCAAAGAG CGTCATGGATATTGTACTTTGGGAGAAGCATTTAATCGTTTGGACTTCTGCAGTGCCATCAAGGACACCAGGCGATTCAACTATGTTGTAAGG CTGCTGGAGCTGATCGCTAAGTCCCAACTACCTTCTCTGAGCGGAGTGGCACAGAAAAACTACATGAACATTCTAGAAAGAGTAGTACAAAAAG TACTAGAGGATCAGCAGAATGTCCGACCAATCAAAGAACTGCTGCAGACACTATATGCATCACTGTGCAGTCTGGTTCAGGACATGGGCAAGTCAGTTCTGGTAGGCAACATCAACATCTGGGTTCATCGCATGGAGAATATACTGCAATGGCAACAACAGCTTGACAACATTCAGATCAACCGG CCTACAAGCACAGGTATGACATTTCTTGACCTGCCAGCTAGCTTACAGCTGAATATCATGCACCGTCTCTCCGATGGACGAGATCTGGTCAGCCTGGGCCAAGTATGCCCCGACCTGATTGTTCTGACAGAAGATCGTCTGCTGTggaaaaaactctgccagtatcaCTTCACAGACAGACAG ATCCGCAAGCGTCTAATTATGACGGATAAAGGGCATTTGGAATGGAAAAAGATGTACTTTAAGCTTTGCCGGTGCTATCCTCACAAAGAGCAGTACAGTGACACACTACAGTTCTGCACACACTGCCACATCCTCTTCTGGAAG GACACAGACCACCCTTGCACAGCTAATAACCCAGAGAGTTGCTGCAAGCCAGTGTCTCCACAGGGTTTCATCAACCTATTCAAGTTCTAA
- the LOC127452461 gene encoding PRELI domain containing protein 3A-like, with product MKIWSTEHMFSYPWETVIKAAMRKYPNPMNPSVVGVDVLDRNLDTSGRLHSHRLLSTEWGLPGIVKAILGTNRTITYVKEHSIVDPEEKKMELCSTNISLTNLISVDERLVYRPHPENPDVTVLTQEAIITVKGVSLSSYLEGLMALTMSANARKGWDAIEWIIQNSERENLPLCDLC from the exons ATGAAGATCTGGAGCACGGAGCACATGTTCAG CTACCCTTGGGAGACAGTGATCAAAGCAGCTATGAGGAAGTATCCCAATCCAATGAACCCTAGTGTTGTTGGAGTGGATGTTCTTGATAGGAACTTGGACACAAGTGGACGTCTTCACAGTCATCGGCTCCTGAGCACTGAGTGGGGTCTTCCAGGGATTGTCAAAGCG attttagggACAAATCGAACCATCACATATGTAAAAGAGCATTCCATTGTGGACCcagaagaaaagaaaatggaGCTTTGCTCAACAAAC ATAAGCCTAACGAATTTAATATCTGTGGATGAAAGGCTTGTCTACAGGCCTCATCCAGAAAATCCAGATGT CACTGTATTAACCCAAGAAGCGATTATCACAGTGAAGGGGGTCAGTCTTAGCAGCTATCTCGAGGGACTGATGGCTCTAACAATGTCAGCCAATGCAAGAAAG GGATGGGATGCCATTGAGTGGATCATCCaaaactctgaaagggagaatcTCCCTCTATGTGACCTGTGTTGA
- the LOC127452458 gene encoding uncharacterized protein LOC127452458 isoform X1, with translation MDDMVVISSEKRLQRYLGSLSKSMTGILVQRMSNCLCRSRTITKFEGQVVTSQATDMQKASKLMQIVIKKGRNACSSFFSCLGICDPALYESVTGSPVQISHEDHHHLEDIPFSEKQLPFPPCIINIQNSSLTNCIIGNNNSQCITCDQHCWLSQNDAINVDEMEESQGHDPMIPVQDTMRGNSINMESSHLEYITIGDHNSMVVSDSSEVEEYI, from the exons ATGGACGACATGGTTGTTATATCCTCTG AAAAGCGATTACAGCGATATTTAGGTTCCCTCAGTAAGTCTATGACAGGGATTTTAGTTCAAAGGATGTCCAACTGTTTGTGCAGGTCACGCACAATCACAAAGTTTGAAGGTCAGGTTGTCACATCGCAGGCCACCGACATGCAGAAAGCCTCCAAGCTAATGCAGATCGTCATCAAAAAAGGTCGCAATGCATGCAGCTCGTTCTTCAGTTGCCTCGGAATTTGTGACCCGGCGTTGTATGAGAGTGTTACAGGATCTCCAG TACAAATTAGTCACGAGGACCATCACCATTTGGAGGACATCCCATTTTCAG aaaaacaattgcCATTTCCACCTTGTATCATAAACATTCAAAACTCTTCCCTCACCAACTGCATTATTGGGAACAACAACAGCCAATGCATTACCTGTGACCAGCATTGTTGGCTCTCTCAGAATGATGCAATCAATG tcGATGAAATGGAAGAAAGTCAGGGCCATGACCCCATGATTCCAGTGCAGGACACAATGAGAGGCAACAGTATTAACATGGAGAGCTCCCACCTAGAGTATATCACCATAGGGGACCACAACAGCATGGTTGTCAGTGATAGCTCCGAAGTTGAGGAATATATATAG
- the LOC127452458 gene encoding uncharacterized protein LOC127452458 isoform X2, with the protein MTGILVQRMSNCLCRSRTITKFEGQVVTSQATDMQKASKLMQIVIKKGRNACSSFFSCLGICDPALYESVTGSPVQISHEDHHHLEDIPFSEKQLPFPPCIINIQNSSLTNCIIGNNNSQCITCDQHCWLSQNDAINVDEMEESQGHDPMIPVQDTMRGNSINMESSHLEYITIGDHNSMVVSDSSEVEEYI; encoded by the exons ATGACAGGGATTTTAGTTCAAAGGATGTCCAACTGTTTGTGCAGGTCACGCACAATCACAAAGTTTGAAGGTCAGGTTGTCACATCGCAGGCCACCGACATGCAGAAAGCCTCCAAGCTAATGCAGATCGTCATCAAAAAAGGTCGCAATGCATGCAGCTCGTTCTTCAGTTGCCTCGGAATTTGTGACCCGGCGTTGTATGAGAGTGTTACAGGATCTCCAG TACAAATTAGTCACGAGGACCATCACCATTTGGAGGACATCCCATTTTCAG aaaaacaattgcCATTTCCACCTTGTATCATAAACATTCAAAACTCTTCCCTCACCAACTGCATTATTGGGAACAACAACAGCCAATGCATTACCTGTGACCAGCATTGTTGGCTCTCTCAGAATGATGCAATCAATG tcGATGAAATGGAAGAAAGTCAGGGCCATGACCCCATGATTCCAGTGCAGGACACAATGAGAGGCAACAGTATTAACATGGAGAGCTCCCACCTAGAGTATATCACCATAGGGGACCACAACAGCATGGTTGTCAGTGATAGCTCCGAAGTTGAGGAATATATATAG